Proteins encoded within one genomic window of Cellulomonas flavigena DSM 20109:
- a CDS encoding CHAT domain-containing protein yields the protein MPAEPPASPADGLGEGLDAWRRFIDTAVAADDPDTTPFVLASAAAALVSPSFLPKDAPRPGLPEGDPNTALLRRIGAELLGWSGRTDGTLGATWRVLGLALATRHPKEGRGPVDELAQRVREVQEAADTAAGIDPTLHAWALIALAAMHRNAHGLEAALEAAEHALAVARTHRSQDDTPIPVLVEATGGAAWIPGHRAVQIMLESRALARVAIARHMQRDYAGAAAARDEQIDVTATVRDQYPSLYASALSLRSETALHLGDLPTALRRADELAAWAQECTDTTTRRTHLRRASELALFLDDWDRARELRLERLRLCLERVLDPVPELEPASVHAELPALVRRGRRAALTAIGNDAYELARLALSSGAAEHDPTVRAVARAWLDVADDAWEDIALNGAVAVRYRRLEADALDGALPPLEVGRGMVECSRSWRRVAGKRRSAVRAARLGAPGDPEVLARLEELAVDAPTLDLARIDRGIARWHLRAADELTGDARVQALVAARRHAASSAAGLVLRRPDGTVLDLDPEARIDALQLQVDTTVALREAGAVVDGTDETAELALRVATLPAVAQRFAASGSRTRRLALERRYRDWLRDTIVLAARLQDGDAVDQVAEVLRRDLVGTILYGLTQDEMAPGQIAELARELTATLNATVEDLDAADDPSPGDPSTGHRAVTLDEQLDKTLDVMGQVLGPVARTLFDPRTVGDHTVAGALDSAYGTRRAAVLSLVLLPSDEPQLVRHLAWRAEDDGPVAEHLDVVPAPRWLAGFEVGHEPERFFARLTSLPRTVLPDHLAGLLATTDAEHPLPLTVVPTGLLGVPFAALVSGGRLVLETASVAAAQSLQAVRTLAGLTTPDAEGAPPWDVAVYDLVTLKHTEEERAALIAQRPSTHEPRTLAEMRAALADPARRGAIGILALAVHGTRGADGWAQVKVLPSGELLTTGHVLQWYLPRLVVGASCNTDIRSDAGGELGGFPLAFQLRGAATIVGSLHYVEDAATAEIMAVFYAAVGAGMGTADALRHAQLTWVNRDRAARLADKSRWAYLLCYGLPG from the coding sequence ATGCCGGCTGAGCCGCCCGCGTCCCCAGCCGACGGCCTCGGAGAGGGCCTCGACGCCTGGCGCCGCTTCATCGACACCGCCGTCGCCGCGGACGACCCGGACACCACGCCCTTCGTGCTGGCGTCGGCCGCCGCAGCGCTCGTGTCACCGTCGTTCCTTCCCAAGGACGCACCGAGGCCGGGCCTCCCCGAAGGTGATCCGAACACGGCGCTGCTGCGTCGCATCGGTGCGGAGCTGCTGGGATGGTCCGGACGCACGGACGGGACGCTCGGCGCCACCTGGCGCGTGCTGGGGCTGGCGCTGGCCACACGCCATCCGAAGGAGGGCCGAGGGCCGGTCGATGAGCTCGCCCAGCGGGTCCGCGAGGTGCAGGAGGCCGCCGACACGGCCGCGGGGATCGACCCCACCCTGCACGCCTGGGCGCTCATCGCGCTGGCCGCGATGCACCGCAACGCCCACGGTCTCGAGGCTGCCCTGGAGGCGGCCGAGCACGCGCTCGCGGTCGCCCGCACTCACCGCTCCCAGGACGACACCCCGATCCCGGTGCTCGTCGAGGCGACGGGAGGCGCCGCGTGGATCCCCGGGCACCGCGCCGTCCAGATCATGCTCGAGTCACGGGCCCTGGCCCGGGTCGCCATCGCACGGCACATGCAGCGCGACTACGCAGGAGCAGCTGCGGCTCGTGACGAGCAGATCGACGTCACGGCGACCGTCCGCGACCAGTACCCGTCGCTGTACGCGAGCGCGCTGTCCCTGCGCTCCGAGACGGCCCTCCACCTCGGCGACCTCCCCACGGCCCTGCGCCGTGCCGACGAGCTCGCCGCCTGGGCGCAGGAGTGCACCGACACGACCACCCGACGGACGCACCTGCGCCGGGCGTCCGAGCTCGCGCTCTTCCTGGACGACTGGGACCGGGCACGCGAGCTGCGTCTGGAGCGCCTGCGCCTGTGCCTCGAGCGGGTCCTGGACCCGGTACCGGAGCTCGAGCCCGCGTCCGTGCACGCCGAGCTGCCGGCGCTGGTGCGGCGCGGGCGCCGGGCGGCGCTGACGGCGATCGGCAACGACGCCTACGAGCTGGCGCGGCTGGCGCTGAGCTCGGGCGCGGCCGAGCACGACCCCACGGTGCGCGCCGTGGCCCGCGCCTGGCTCGACGTCGCGGACGACGCCTGGGAGGACATCGCGCTCAACGGCGCCGTCGCCGTCCGGTACCGCCGACTCGAGGCCGACGCCCTCGACGGCGCCCTGCCCCCGCTCGAGGTGGGACGGGGCATGGTCGAGTGCAGCCGGAGCTGGCGGCGTGTCGCCGGCAAGCGCCGTTCGGCGGTGCGCGCCGCCCGGCTGGGCGCTCCCGGTGACCCCGAGGTCCTCGCCCGGCTCGAGGAGCTCGCGGTCGACGCCCCCACGCTGGACCTCGCGCGCATCGACCGCGGCATCGCGCGGTGGCACCTGCGCGCCGCGGACGAGCTGACGGGGGACGCGCGCGTGCAGGCGCTCGTCGCGGCTCGTCGCCACGCGGCGTCGTCCGCCGCCGGGCTCGTCCTGCGCCGCCCCGACGGCACGGTGCTCGACCTCGATCCCGAGGCCCGCATCGACGCGCTCCAGCTCCAGGTCGACACGACGGTGGCGCTGCGGGAGGCGGGCGCCGTCGTCGACGGCACGGACGAGACCGCCGAGCTCGCGCTGCGCGTGGCGACCCTGCCGGCTGTCGCCCAGCGCTTCGCCGCCTCGGGGAGCCGCACGCGGCGCCTCGCGCTCGAGCGCCGCTACCGCGACTGGCTCCGCGACACGATCGTCCTGGCGGCGCGGCTGCAGGACGGCGACGCGGTCGACCAGGTCGCGGAGGTCCTGCGGCGCGACCTCGTCGGGACGATCCTCTACGGCCTCACGCAGGACGAGATGGCGCCCGGACAGATCGCCGAGCTCGCGCGCGAGCTGACCGCGACGCTCAACGCGACCGTCGAGGACCTCGACGCGGCTGACGACCCGTCCCCTGGCGACCCCTCGACCGGCCACCGCGCCGTGACGCTCGACGAGCAGCTCGACAAGACGCTCGACGTCATGGGGCAGGTGCTCGGCCCGGTCGCCCGCACCCTGTTCGACCCCCGCACGGTCGGCGACCACACGGTGGCGGGTGCGCTGGACAGCGCCTACGGCACCCGCCGTGCGGCGGTCCTGTCGCTGGTGCTGCTGCCGTCGGACGAGCCGCAGCTGGTCCGCCACCTGGCCTGGCGCGCCGAGGACGACGGCCCGGTGGCGGAGCACCTCGACGTGGTGCCCGCGCCCCGCTGGCTCGCGGGGTTCGAGGTGGGCCACGAGCCGGAGCGGTTCTTCGCGCGCCTGACGAGCCTCCCGCGGACCGTGCTGCCCGACCACCTCGCCGGTCTGCTCGCGACGACGGACGCCGAGCACCCGCTGCCACTGACGGTCGTGCCGACCGGGCTGCTCGGCGTGCCCTTCGCGGCCCTCGTGTCGGGCGGACGCCTCGTCCTGGAGACGGCGTCGGTCGCCGCGGCGCAGTCACTGCAGGCGGTCCGCACGCTCGCCGGCCTCACCACGCCCGACGCCGAGGGCGCACCCCCGTGGGACGTGGCCGTCTACGACCTCGTCACGCTCAAGCACACCGAGGAGGAGCGGGCGGCGCTGATCGCGCAGCGGCCCAGCACCCACGAGCCGCGGACGCTCGCGGAGATGCGGGCCGCCCTGGCCGACCCTGCGCGCCGGGGGGCGATCGGCATCCTCGCGCTCGCGGTGCACGGCACGCGCGGCGCGGACGGCTGGGCCCAGGTGAAGGTCCTCCCCAGCGGCGAGCTGCTGACGACGGGCCACGTGCTGCAGTGGTACCTGCCGCGGCTGGTCGTCGGGGCGTCGTGCAACACCGACATCCGGTCCGACGCGGGCGGCGAGCTCGGGGGCTTCCCGCTCGCGTTCCAGCTGCGCGGTGCCGCGACGATCGTCGGCAGCCTGCACTACGTCGAGGACGCCGCGACGGCCGAGATCATGGCGGTGTTCTACGCCGCCGTCGGCGCGGGCATGGGCACGGCGGACGCGCTGCGGCACGCGCAGCTGACGTGGGTGAACCGGGACCGCGCGGCGCGGCTGGCCGACAAGTCACGGTGGGCGTACCTGCTCTGCTACGGGCTGCCGGGCTGA
- a CDS encoding NYN domain-containing protein encodes MTTTDLLTAPPARRGRALHLVDLQNLVGSGSPTLQEAKATWAAYRALVQPGDLAVVACSHHAAPAVWFAVGTEARLLVRSGAGGADVALVDDVDLGHLVARFTWLVVASGDHAFVPLVETVRRAGVRTWQVTGAGRPAHALLRTAQVRSRLRATTAANLALAA; translated from the coding sequence ATGACCACCACCGATCTCCTCACCGCACCGCCCGCACGCCGCGGCCGCGCTCTGCACCTGGTCGACCTGCAGAACCTCGTGGGGAGCGGTTCCCCCACCCTGCAGGAGGCCAAGGCGACGTGGGCGGCGTACCGCGCACTCGTCCAGCCCGGCGACCTGGCCGTCGTCGCCTGCTCGCACCACGCCGCACCGGCAGTGTGGTTCGCCGTCGGGACGGAGGCGCGCCTGCTCGTGCGCAGCGGCGCGGGGGGCGCCGACGTCGCCCTCGTGGACGACGTGGACCTCGGCCACCTCGTGGCCCGGTTCACGTGGCTCGTCGTCGCGTCGGGCGACCACGCGTTCGTGCCCCTCGTCGAGACGGTCCGGCGCGCCGGCGTCCGGACCTGGCAGGTGACGGGAGCGGGCAGGCCGGCGCACGCCCTGCTCCGCACCGCCCAGGTCCGCTCGCGGTTGCGCGCGACGACGGCAGCGAACCTGGCGCTCGCGGCGTGA
- a CDS encoding AAA family ATPase, with amino-acid sequence MSDLSDLRSGAGTPGTGPVVLPLAAGRLHLRAQAPTVDPELQGVATTIVGHVLGPAAAPCVALVGDSLELDVLASALAAALGRLPETHPRVPWGVLATSAGQKEATTVQQVVADAGGAVVVCYDLHRGDFQVADVLRETCERHGAGLVLVETSTGWSTVVGAELHQLLPVETAVVRVPGATGGSALERALGDYARRLAEFHGVPVPDAVVRAAADHRSSLPEPPVRLLPGRHLDRLLAGRARLRYWVAQQVVGASRDRPAHVDDLTERLRTVVVGQDAAVTAVSRHVRLGLAGLRLRADRPSTAVLLTGSTGTGKTLLATTLAQTLHVPLLRVDLAAYTEPHQIATLLGSPPGYVGSRDQENWLTTRIAANSGAVLLLDELDKATPALWAPLLMELLGAGTLTDQQGRTVDCRHLHVLLTANTGARDLTRAPAGFGQRTAADDTDRAVATVRALLPDELFNRLDEVVVLRPIDGPTAARLLDTAWVELVARLAPLGYRVRATEAARRQLVTLSVRPEDGARRLHRTLERLVLGPVVDAPPGDYVVVRAGGGVRVRRDTAADARRPR; translated from the coding sequence GTGAGCGACCTGTCCGACCTCCGGTCCGGTGCCGGCACGCCCGGCACCGGACCCGTCGTCCTGCCCCTCGCGGCGGGCCGCCTGCACCTGCGGGCGCAGGCCCCCACCGTCGACCCGGAGCTCCAGGGCGTCGCGACGACGATCGTCGGTCACGTGCTCGGGCCGGCCGCGGCACCGTGCGTGGCGCTGGTCGGGGACTCCCTGGAGCTCGACGTGCTCGCGTCCGCGCTGGCCGCCGCGCTCGGGCGACTGCCCGAGACCCACCCGCGGGTGCCGTGGGGCGTGCTCGCGACGAGCGCCGGCCAGAAGGAGGCCACCACCGTCCAGCAGGTCGTCGCGGACGCCGGCGGTGCCGTCGTCGTCTGCTACGACCTGCACCGCGGCGACTTCCAGGTGGCGGACGTGCTGCGGGAGACCTGCGAGCGCCACGGGGCCGGTCTCGTGCTCGTCGAGACGTCGACGGGCTGGTCGACGGTCGTCGGGGCGGAGCTGCACCAGCTCCTCCCCGTCGAGACGGCGGTGGTGCGGGTGCCCGGCGCGACCGGCGGGTCGGCCCTGGAGCGGGCCCTGGGTGACTACGCCCGCCGGCTCGCGGAGTTCCACGGCGTGCCGGTACCCGACGCGGTGGTGCGCGCGGCCGCCGACCACCGCAGCAGCCTGCCGGAGCCGCCGGTACGTCTGCTGCCGGGCCGGCACCTCGACCGCCTGCTGGCCGGCCGGGCCCGCCTGCGGTACTGGGTCGCGCAGCAGGTCGTCGGCGCGTCACGGGACCGTCCGGCGCACGTCGACGACCTGACGGAGCGGCTGCGCACGGTCGTCGTGGGGCAGGACGCCGCCGTCACCGCGGTGTCCCGCCACGTCCGACTGGGCCTGGCCGGGCTGCGGCTGCGCGCGGACCGCCCCAGCACGGCGGTCCTGCTCACGGGTTCCACGGGGACCGGCAAGACGCTGCTCGCGACGACCCTGGCGCAGACGCTGCACGTCCCCCTGCTGCGCGTGGACCTCGCGGCGTACACGGAGCCGCACCAGATCGCGACGCTGCTGGGCAGCCCGCCGGGGTACGTCGGCAGCCGGGACCAGGAGAACTGGCTGACGACGCGGATCGCGGCGAACTCAGGCGCGGTGCTGCTGCTCGACGAGCTCGACAAGGCGACGCCCGCCCTGTGGGCGCCGCTGCTCATGGAGCTGCTGGGGGCCGGGACGCTCACCGACCAGCAGGGCCGCACGGTCGACTGCCGGCACCTGCACGTGCTGCTCACCGCCAACACGGGCGCGCGGGACCTCACCCGGGCGCCGGCCGGCTTCGGGCAGCGGACGGCCGCCGACGACACCGACCGGGCGGTGGCGACCGTGCGGGCCCTGCTGCCCGACGAGCTGTTCAACCGTCTCGACGAGGTCGTCGTGCTGCGGCCGATCGACGGGCCCACCGCCGCGCGGCTGCTCGACACGGCGTGGGTCGAGCTCGTGGCCCGGCTCGCACCGCTGGGCTACCGCGTCCGGGCCACCGAGGCCGCGCGCCGCCAGCTCGTGACGCTGTCGGTGCGCCCGGAGGACGGCGCCCGCCGCCTGCACCGCACGCTGGAGCGGCTGGTCCTCGGCCCGGTGGTCGACGCACCGCCCGGCGACTACGTCGTGGTCCGCGCCGGTGGTGGCGTGCGGGTGCGGCGCGACACCGCGGCCGACGCGCGTCGGCCGCGCTAG
- a CDS encoding anti-sigma factor family protein, translated as MSTDPYREWDAAYVLGALPPGERRDYEAHLATCDACRTAVGELAGLPGLLGQVPAQDAVASEDASGQAPGATGPGPGRDRGRVPHVRAVGPSDTPPADAPPADVVPLASLAQEVRRRRARRRLALAGAAAALVVLAGVAGAAVTGGLGAPPAVVAADARTVALAPVGGSGVSADVTIAPARWGTRLDWSCAYEAAVLPEGVYELVLVGADGERSVVATWTSTGERTASGLQASSALPVDGIARVELGVVGLGRPLAVGDVGA; from the coding sequence ATGAGCACCGACCCGTACCGCGAGTGGGACGCCGCGTACGTGCTGGGCGCGCTGCCTCCCGGCGAGCGGCGGGACTACGAGGCGCACCTGGCGACGTGCGACGCGTGCCGGACCGCCGTCGGGGAGCTCGCCGGGCTGCCCGGGCTGCTGGGGCAGGTGCCGGCGCAGGACGCGGTGGCCTCGGAGGACGCGTCGGGGCAGGCGCCCGGCGCCACCGGCCCCGGCCCGGGTCGCGACCGGGGTCGCGTGCCGCACGTGCGCGCCGTCGGCCCGTCCGACACCCCGCCCGCCGACGCCCCGCCTGCCGACGTCGTCCCGCTCGCGTCCCTCGCGCAGGAGGTCCGCCGGCGGCGGGCGCGGCGGCGTCTCGCGCTCGCGGGTGCCGCGGCCGCGCTCGTCGTGCTGGCGGGCGTCGCCGGCGCCGCGGTGACGGGCGGCCTGGGTGCGCCTCCCGCCGTCGTGGCGGCCGACGCGCGCACCGTGGCGCTCGCACCCGTGGGCGGGTCGGGTGTGAGCGCCGACGTGACGATCGCGCCCGCGCGCTGGGGGACGCGCCTCGACTGGAGCTGCGCGTACGAGGCCGCGGTGCTGCCGGAGGGGGTGTACGAGCTCGTGCTCGTCGGCGCCGACGGGGAGCGCTCGGTGGTGGCGACGTGGACGAGCACGGGGGAGCGGACCGCGTCGGGCCTGCAGGCGTCGTCGGCGCTGCCGGTGGACGGGATCGCGCGCGTCGAGCTGGGTGTGGTGGGGCTGGGCCGGCCCCTCGCGGTGGGCGACGTGGGGGCCTAG
- a CDS encoding sigma-70 family RNA polymerase sigma factor has protein sequence MDDADALLRATHATHAAVLHRYVVRLTDPARAPDVVQETLLRAWRHPEVLTRPEPSVRAWLFTVARNLVVDDARSAHRRHETPSDAPPDTPGDDGTQAVLDRWLVADALAALTPDHRADVVGAYYRRRSVAELAAELDVAPGTVKSRLHYALRALRLALQERGVTS, from the coding sequence GTGGACGACGCCGACGCGCTGCTGCGCGCCACGCACGCGACGCACGCCGCCGTGCTGCACCGCTACGTCGTGCGCCTCACCGACCCGGCCCGCGCCCCCGACGTCGTGCAGGAGACCCTGCTGCGCGCGTGGCGTCATCCCGAGGTGCTGACCCGCCCCGAGCCGTCGGTGCGGGCGTGGCTCTTCACGGTCGCCCGCAACCTCGTCGTCGACGACGCGCGCAGCGCCCACCGCCGCCACGAGACCCCGTCCGACGCGCCCCCGGACACCCCCGGCGACGACGGCACGCAGGCCGTGCTCGACCGGTGGCTCGTCGCCGACGCGCTCGCGGCCCTGACGCCCGACCACCGCGCGGACGTCGTCGGCGCGTACTACCGGCGGCGGTCGGTCGCCGAGCTCGCCGCGGAGCTCGACGTCGCGCCCGGCACCGTGAAGTCGCGGCTGCACTACGCGCTGCGCGCGCTGCGCCTGGCGCTGCAGGAGAGGGGAGTGACGTCATGA
- a CDS encoding YceI family protein, translating to MSGRTKVWVGLGVVVVLGAVALVVGPGLYADWANDQADAAPTIDAATGAAGEAVEAQDGTWTVTDGSFAGYRVEEVLRGQDVTVTGRTEQVTGEVTVADGELTAATVEVDMASIATDQPPRDGYFRDQAIEVRRFPTGTFTLTEPADIDGADVQLTGDLTIRDVTREVTVDAQVAADGDTVQVVGSAPITFTEFGVTAPSLGFVTVEEDGFVEFDLRLTAS from the coding sequence ATGAGCGGACGGACGAAGGTCTGGGTCGGTCTCGGGGTCGTCGTGGTGCTGGGGGCGGTGGCGCTCGTCGTCGGTCCCGGGCTGTACGCGGACTGGGCCAACGACCAGGCGGACGCGGCGCCGACGATCGACGCCGCGACCGGTGCGGCAGGGGAGGCCGTCGAGGCGCAGGACGGCACGTGGACGGTGACCGACGGGTCGTTCGCCGGGTACCGCGTCGAGGAGGTGCTGCGCGGTCAGGACGTCACCGTCACGGGCCGCACCGAGCAGGTGACCGGCGAGGTCACCGTCGCGGACGGTGAGCTGACGGCCGCGACCGTCGAGGTCGACATGGCGAGCATCGCCACCGACCAGCCGCCGCGGGACGGGTACTTCCGCGACCAGGCGATCGAGGTGCGGCGGTTCCCGACCGGCACGTTCACGCTCACCGAGCCGGCCGACATCGACGGCGCCGACGTGCAGCTCACGGGCGACCTGACGATCCGCGACGTCACGCGTGAGGTCACGGTCGACGCGCAGGTCGCGGCCGACGGTGACACCGTGCAGGTGGTGGGGTCCGCCCCGATCACGTTCACCGAGTTCGGCGTCACGGCGCCGTCGCTGGGGTTCGTCACGGTCGAGGAGGACGGGTTCGTCGAGTTCGACCTGCGGCTGACGGCGTCCTGA
- a CDS encoding GNAT family N-acetyltransferase, with protein sequence MNVHPEHATPDDVPAIHALRRSLEEWMAARGIDQWPVGSVPLERIAAQVAAGDWWVVRDDAGVRGSLRVIPSDPEYWGDDDTPALYVHGLMVARRATGTGLGRALVEWAGQRARDAGATWLRLDHRASNPHLDDLYRSWGFEAVDVTGRPGFEVVLMQRAVAQRPSSASGTTATPSGRR encoded by the coding sequence GTGAACGTCCACCCCGAGCACGCCACACCCGACGACGTGCCGGCGATCCACGCGCTGCGGCGCTCGCTCGAGGAGTGGATGGCCGCACGCGGCATCGACCAGTGGCCCGTCGGGTCCGTACCGCTCGAGCGCATCGCCGCGCAGGTCGCCGCCGGCGACTGGTGGGTGGTCCGCGACGACGCGGGCGTGCGCGGCAGCCTCCGCGTCATCCCCTCCGACCCGGAGTACTGGGGTGACGACGACACCCCCGCGCTGTACGTGCACGGGCTGATGGTCGCGCGGCGCGCGACCGGCACCGGGCTGGGCCGTGCGCTCGTCGAGTGGGCCGGGCAGCGGGCGCGCGACGCCGGTGCGACGTGGCTGCGGCTCGACCACCGCGCGTCCAACCCGCACCTCGACGACCTCTACCGCTCGTGGGGTTTCGAGGCCGTCGACGTCACCGGCCGCCCGGGGTTCGAGGTGGTGCTGATGCAGCGGGCCGTGGCTCAGCGACCGAGCAGTGCGAGCGGGACGACGGCGACGCCGTCAGGACGCCGGTAG
- a CDS encoding VanZ family protein: protein MPTWFEALARQTPNAGAGLLVTAVVALAVARPLGRRLALPAVGVAAWVAALGLVASLTLTPRSTWAAVTERVCTLDTWTPLGLDSVLALDQRAANAVMLVPLAVLSALPRERRRLVGALTVAAVLPLVVEAVQYALPGLGRICHSEDLVDNLAGVAVGAVVGLAARWALSRRARGHERDAAATSVAAPRPAGPAPRPNR from the coding sequence GTGCCCACCTGGTTCGAGGCGCTCGCGCGCCAGACGCCGAACGCCGGTGCCGGTCTGCTGGTCACCGCGGTGGTGGCGCTCGCCGTGGCCCGCCCGCTGGGCCGCCGGCTGGCGCTGCCCGCGGTGGGCGTCGCCGCGTGGGTCGCTGCGCTCGGGCTCGTCGCCTCGCTCACCCTCACGCCCCGCTCGACCTGGGCCGCGGTGACCGAGCGCGTCTGCACGCTCGACACGTGGACGCCGCTGGGCCTCGACAGCGTGCTGGCGCTCGACCAGCGCGCGGCCAACGCGGTGATGCTCGTGCCGCTCGCGGTGCTGTCCGCACTGCCGCGCGAGCGGCGGCGGCTGGTGGGGGCGCTGACGGTCGCGGCAGTGCTGCCGCTCGTCGTCGAGGCCGTGCAGTACGCGCTGCCCGGGCTGGGACGCATCTGCCACTCGGAGGACCTCGTCGACAACCTCGCGGGGGTCGCGGTGGGGGCGGTCGTCGGGCTGGCCGCGCGGTGGGCGCTCTCGCGACGTGCGCGAGGTCACGAGCGCGATGCCGCGGCCACCTCGGTCGCCGCACCGCGACCGGCCGGCCCTGCACCGCGCCCGAACAGGTGA
- a CDS encoding FAD-binding oxidoreductase produces MLSTRSRAVVEATLPTVGAHIEQIATRFYDHMFTERPELLDGLFNRGNQASGTQRLALAGSIAHFAQALVATPEQLPERLLSRVAHKHASLGLRADQYGIVHEHLMWAIVDVLGDAVTPEVAAAWDEVYWLMAYALIHQERGLYSARGVTPETVWREWEVVERRDETADVVTFVVRRADRRSVRTSLPGQYVSVLVTLPDGTRQPRQYSLTRADDGEHRQLSVKRVRGGDTPDGEVSNLLCDTVQVGDRLTLSVPFGDAVLDESGRPVVLVSAGIGITPMAGMLSHLVAAGSDLSVTLLHADLDEASFALRHQVLADVRALPGGRAYAWYERGEGDGLGLDGVFPGWLDVDAVELPAGATYHLCGPIPFMRAVREQLLTRGVPARDVQYEVFGPDLWQADAATEASPDAVAAHAHA; encoded by the coding sequence ATGCTGTCCACCCGTTCTCGCGCGGTCGTCGAGGCCACGCTCCCCACCGTCGGGGCCCACATCGAGCAGATCGCCACGCGCTTCTACGACCACATGTTCACCGAGCGTCCCGAGCTGCTCGACGGGCTGTTCAACCGCGGCAACCAGGCGTCGGGCACGCAGCGGCTCGCGCTCGCCGGCTCGATCGCGCACTTCGCGCAGGCGCTGGTCGCGACGCCCGAGCAGCTGCCCGAGCGGCTGCTGTCCCGCGTCGCCCACAAGCACGCGTCGCTCGGCCTGCGCGCCGACCAGTACGGGATCGTCCACGAGCACCTCATGTGGGCGATCGTCGACGTGCTCGGCGACGCCGTGACGCCCGAGGTCGCGGCCGCCTGGGACGAGGTCTACTGGCTGATGGCGTACGCGCTGATCCACCAGGAGCGCGGCCTGTACAGCGCGCGCGGCGTGACGCCGGAGACGGTGTGGCGCGAGTGGGAGGTCGTCGAGCGGCGCGACGAGACGGCGGACGTCGTGACGTTCGTCGTGCGGCGCGCGGACCGGCGCTCGGTGCGCACGTCGCTGCCCGGGCAGTACGTGTCGGTGCTGGTCACGCTGCCCGACGGCACGCGCCAGCCCCGGCAGTACAGCCTGACGCGCGCCGACGACGGCGAGCACCGGCAGCTCTCCGTCAAGCGCGTGCGCGGTGGCGACACCCCCGACGGCGAGGTGTCGAACCTGCTGTGCGACACCGTGCAGGTCGGCGACCGCCTCACGCTGTCGGTGCCGTTCGGCGACGCGGTGCTCGACGAGTCCGGGCGGCCCGTGGTGCTCGTGAGCGCGGGCATCGGCATCACGCCGATGGCCGGGATGCTGTCCCACCTGGTCGCCGCCGGCTCCGACCTGTCCGTGACCCTGCTGCACGCCGACCTCGACGAGGCGTCGTTCGCGCTGCGGCACCAGGTGCTCGCCGACGTCCGCGCCCTGCCGGGCGGGCGCGCGTACGCCTGGTACGAGCGCGGCGAGGGCGACGGGCTCGGCCTCGACGGCGTGTTCCCCGGGTGGCTCGACGTCGACGCGGTGGAGCTGCCGGCCGGTGCGACGTACCACCTGTGCGGCCCGATCCCGTTCATGCGGGCCGTCCGCGAGCAGCTGCTGACCCGCGGGGTGCCCGCGCGGGACGTGCAGTACGAGGTCTTCGGCCCCGACCTGTGGCAGGCGGACGCGGCGACGGAGGCGTCGCCGGACGCCGTGGCGGCGCACGCGCACGCCTGA
- a CDS encoding alpha/beta fold hydrolase: protein MSGEGTGVTEEGSGVAGTTWTSWAPPGTAGAVADLPADARPTDALTVHRSGDPDAPTVVLLHGVTDSGTTWPDLLTHWGDRYDVHAPDLRGHGSSPRFTPAQMAYAPEVLVADVVALLDALPGPVALVGHSLGGVTALRTALVRPEKVRALVVEDPARPTGRRAPEPDFVAGLLGQTRLVIEDREAEIARMRRETPWSETEIQAWAATRGDVDQEYLQHGLFLGDAAWEESFGALTVPTLLVLPPDAPMAPRADGFDNPLVRTAVVPGAGHCVRRDQPDAYHALVDGFLAEHLG from the coding sequence GTGAGCGGCGAGGGGACGGGCGTGACGGAGGAGGGGTCGGGCGTGGCCGGGACGACGTGGACGAGCTGGGCCCCGCCGGGGACGGCGGGCGCCGTCGCGGACCTGCCGGCCGACGCGCGCCCGACGGACGCGTTGACGGTCCACCGCTCCGGTGACCCGGACGCGCCGACGGTCGTGCTGCTGCACGGCGTCACGGACTCGGGCACCACGTGGCCGGACCTGCTGACGCACTGGGGCGACCGGTACGACGTCCACGCGCCCGACCTGCGCGGGCACGGCTCGTCGCCGCGGTTCACGCCCGCGCAGATGGCGTATGCGCCGGAGGTGCTGGTGGCCGACGTCGTCGCGCTGCTCGACGCGCTGCCGGGTCCCGTGGCGCTGGTCGGGCACTCGCTGGGAGGCGTGACGGCCCTGCGGACGGCGCTCGTGCGCCCCGAGAAGGTCCGCGCGCTCGTCGTCGAGGACCCCGCCCGCCCGACCGGTCGACGCGCACCGGAGCCGGACTTCGTCGCGGGTCTGCTGGGGCAGACGCGCCTCGTGATCGAGGACCGAGAGGCCGAGATCGCCCGCATGCGCCGCGAGACACCGTGGAGCGAGACCGAGATCCAGGCGTGGGCGGCCACGCGTGGCGACGTCGACCAGGAGTACCTGCAGCACGGGCTGTTCCTGGGTGACGCGGCCTGGGAGGAGTCGTTCGGCGCGCTGACCGTGCCGACGCTGCTCGTCCTGCCGCCCGACGCCCCCATGGCCCCGCGGGCCGACGGCTTCGACAACCCGCTCGTGCGGACCGCCGTCGTCCCCGGCGCCGGGCACTGCGTGCGCCGCGACCAGCCGGACGCGTACCACGCGCTGGTCGACGGCTTCCTCGCGGAGCACCTGGGCTGA